The Carnobacterium mobile DSM 4848 genome includes a window with the following:
- a CDS encoding transporter substrate-binding domain-containing protein, whose protein sequence is MKRFTLLCLIFPLLLLAACGSKSIAEVDITERLKDDPTITWGVKVDTSLFGLYNIKTSEIEGFDIDIAKALTEEITGDAANAKFVEVTSKTRIPLLKNGNIDAIIATMTISEERKKQVDFSDVYFDAGQALLVPGNSSIQSVSDLSSDTTVLAVKGSTSAANIRKHAPDTHVLELENYSEAFTALQSGQGDAMTTDNAILLGIIANNPGYRLAGGNFTDEPYGIAINKDQNKFVETINSAFKTIKENGVYDEIYNKWIPEMEE, encoded by the coding sequence ATTAAACGATTTACTTTACTCTGTTTGATTTTTCCTTTGTTGCTGTTAGCGGCTTGTGGTTCAAAAAGTATTGCAGAAGTCGATATTACAGAACGTTTGAAAGATGACCCGACCATTACATGGGGAGTCAAGGTAGATACGAGTTTATTTGGACTTTATAATATTAAAACGAGCGAAATCGAAGGTTTTGATATTGATATCGCAAAAGCTTTAACAGAAGAGATTACAGGTGATGCTGCTAATGCAAAATTTGTTGAAGTTACTTCAAAGACTCGGATTCCTTTATTGAAAAATGGCAATATTGATGCCATTATTGCCACGATGACGATTAGTGAAGAACGTAAAAAACAAGTTGACTTTTCAGATGTTTACTTTGATGCGGGGCAAGCTTTACTAGTGCCGGGAAATAGCTCCATTCAAAGTGTCTCAGATTTATCTTCTGATACAACTGTCTTGGCTGTCAAAGGTTCAACTTCAGCTGCCAATATTCGGAAACACGCTCCAGACACTCATGTTTTAGAACTAGAGAATTATTCAGAAGCCTTTACAGCACTCCAATCCGGACAGGGAGATGCCATGACCACTGATAATGCGATTCTTTTAGGCATCATCGCTAACAACCCTGGTTACCGTTTAGCTGGCGGAAACTTTACAGATGAGCCGTATGGTATTGCCATCAATAAAGATCAAAACAAGTTTGTTGAAACGATTAATTCAGCTTTTAAGACCATTAAAGAAAATGGTGTATACGATGAAATCTATAACAAATGGATCCCAGAAATGGAAGAATAA
- a CDS encoding amino acid ABC transporter ATP-binding protein yields MQMIEFKNVEKYYGDFHALKNINLTFNKGEVVVVIGPSGSGKSTMLRCINGLEEISQGDLTINGINIHDKKTNITKVRKNVGMVFQHFNLYPHKTVLENIMLAPTKVLKQTTEQAQKKAELLLDKVNMLDKKDSYPSQLSGGQQQRIAIARGLAMDPSVLLFDEPTSALDPETIEDVLDVMKKLAKEGMTMIVVTHEMGFAREVADRVVFMANGEVLEDREAVAFYEDPQDPRAKQFLSKIINH; encoded by the coding sequence ATACAAATGATTGAATTTAAAAATGTTGAAAAGTATTATGGTGATTTTCATGCCTTAAAAAATATTAATCTTACTTTCAATAAAGGCGAAGTCGTTGTCGTAATTGGACCATCGGGTTCAGGAAAAAGCACTATGCTGCGCTGTATCAATGGTTTAGAAGAAATCAGTCAAGGCGACTTAACGATCAACGGAATCAATATCCATGATAAAAAAACGAACATTACCAAAGTCCGGAAAAATGTCGGAATGGTTTTCCAGCACTTTAACCTTTACCCGCACAAAACGGTTTTAGAAAATATTATGCTGGCTCCAACAAAAGTATTAAAACAAACAACCGAACAGGCACAAAAAAAAGCAGAGCTATTATTAGACAAAGTGAACATGTTGGATAAAAAAGATTCTTATCCTTCTCAACTATCAGGCGGTCAACAACAACGGATCGCGATTGCACGAGGATTAGCTATGGATCCAAGTGTGTTGCTTTTTGACGAACCGACTAGTGCTTTAGATCCGGAAACCATTGAAGATGTTTTAGATGTTATGAAAAAACTAGCTAAAGAAGGTATGACGATGATCGTCGTGACTCACGAAATGGGCTTTGCTCGTGAAGTAGCTGACCGCGTTGTTTTTATGGCTAATGGCGAAGTGTTAGAAGACCGAGAAGCGGTTGCTTTCTATGAAGATCCACAAGATCCTCGTGCCAAACAATTTTTAAGCAAAATTATCAATCATTAA
- a CDS encoding amino acid ABC transporter permease: MIQIFNNYSGILLEGFKYTLYSSLIALVISLIVGVLLAIFQISTNKLLKGLANAYVEFFRNIPLLIIVMFFYVVVPLYWFQIDGFTAGTIGLTIYTSAFIAETVRAGILSVPKGQMEAGLSTGFTYSQTLRYIVLPQAIKIVIPPLGNQFINLVKNSSVLAMVAGLDLMYQGDLIASETFNTFDTYILIGGLYLIITLPLTYLMAYIERRLNTKS; the protein is encoded by the coding sequence ATGATCCAAATTTTTAATAATTACTCAGGTATTCTATTGGAAGGTTTCAAATATACCTTATACTCTAGTCTAATTGCTTTGGTCATCAGCTTAATTGTAGGAGTCTTATTAGCAATCTTTCAAATATCGACTAATAAGCTGCTTAAAGGACTAGCAAATGCTTATGTCGAATTTTTTCGAAACATTCCTTTATTGATTATTGTCATGTTCTTTTACGTAGTTGTGCCTTTATATTGGTTTCAAATCGACGGGTTTACAGCAGGTACGATTGGGTTGACCATCTACACTTCTGCCTTCATTGCAGAAACAGTTCGCGCCGGTATTTTAAGCGTTCCAAAAGGCCAAATGGAAGCTGGTCTTTCAACCGGATTTACGTATAGTCAGACATTGCGGTACATTGTTTTGCCGCAAGCGATCAAAATCGTTATCCCGCCGCTAGGCAACCAATTTATTAACTTAGTAAAAAATTCTTCTGTTTTAGCAATGGTAGCTGGGCTCGACTTAATGTATCAAGGAGACTTGATTGCCAGCGAAACATTTAATACATTCGATACGTATATCTTGATCGGAGGGCTTTACTTAATTATTACCCTGCCGTTAACGTATTTGATGGCTTATATCGAACGTCGCTTAAATACAAAATCATAA